GTCCATCGTGGTCGGCCACAGCGAGCAGGGCTGCCGCCCGTCCAGCAGCATCTTCTGGGTCTTCCGCATGGTGCTGATGCTCGGGAAATTCATGTGCTCCCTGGATGACAAAATCGACGTTATTCCGGTGGACTATTGCGCAGAAGCGCTGCTCCTGCTGGCGAAGAGTGATTCGCTGAAAGAGAAGATCTACCATATCTCCGCCGGGGATGTGAGCAGCATTCGTTTTGCTGACATCGATGAAGCGATGTCCAGCGCGCTGAACCAGACGCCTATCTTCTCCAATTACGAGCAGGTGGATTACAGCGAACTGGTGAAGAGCCGCAGAAGCTTCAAATCCATTTACGGGCCGTGCAATGAGCGTTTGATGCTGCGTGCGATGCGCCTGTACGGGGAGTTCTCTATGCTGAACGTCCGTTTCTCCAACGAGAAGCTGCTGGATTTAGGCATGTCTCCGCCACCGCGCTTTGTGGATTACATCAGCCGCTGTGTGGAAACCACCCGGGATTATTCGATTCCTGAGCTGATGAAGGTCGACTTCAAATAATAAACAGGGAGCGCAGGCTCCCTTTTTAATTTGTGCGTAATATTAAAGGGAGCCTTGGCTCCCTTTTTACGTTTAGCGAATTACCACTTCATTTCGCCGGTATTCACTTTGGCGCTCATCTCCAGCGAGCTTTCATCGGCCAGGCCCGGATATTTTTGCTTCATCTCAGCAATTACCGGGGCACTTTTGCCTTTCTTCAGCGCCAGCTCAAAGTCGGCTAAATAGTCGCCGGTGAAGACCACCGGGGCCGCCCCTGGATTGACCTTGCCAATATAGTGTCCCGGGATCACGCGCTGCGGCTTCAGGGCCGCCATTTCATCCAGCACATCGCGCCACTCCTGGCGGGCGGCTTTGGTCTGGGAATCGGCGGTCCAGACGTGAATACCAGAGCTGACGCCGACGCCGCCGAGGATCGTTTTATTGGCCGGGATCCACAGATACGCCGCGTGAGAAGCGGGCTGGCGCAGCTCAATTTTTTCGCCGTCAACGGTAAAGGTTGTCGCGTGCGTCACCTGCGGCACAAAGACCTCTTTCGGCGCGCCATCTTTCAGGATAGGGCCCCAGTATTTGAGCTTCTCTGCTTTAGTTTTGTTGATATGGTCCACGACCAGCGGTGTGGCCTCAATTTTCACCTGCGGATAAGCCTTAACAATCGGCTCCAGGCCAAAGTAGTAATCCGGGTCGCCGGCGGTGATGAGAACGCGGGTCAGTTTTTTGCCGCTGTGCTGAATCATCTTCACCAGCGCTTCACCGTCTTTGACGCTGAACTGGGCATCTACCAGCGTGGCTTCCGTTGGGCCGCTGACAAGCGTAGAGGTGACCGGGAAGACGCCCTTATCCTGAGGGTTATAAACATCAAGCGTTAGCGGGGCGGCAAAACTTGCGCTGCTGAATAACAGCGTGGCGGTCGCGGCGGCAAGGGTGTGAGTTTTCATCTGCTATATCCTGATTAACTGAATCAATGGGTCCGGTTGGGAATGAGAAACAGTGTAAATTGCATTTTGTGAATCGTAATGGCCTTATTCAGGTAATATGAGTTTCATAAATCGAACAGATGGGCGAAGGAATGGACAGAATCATTGCTGCAAAAGTCTATACCCGCATTTGCGAGCTGGGCAGCCTGAGTGCGGCGGCGCGAGCGTTAAATATGTCCCGGCCAATGGTTAGCCGCTATCTCGAGCAAATGGAGCACTGGGCGGGAGAGCGGCTGCTGCACCGATCCTCCCGGAAACTGACGATAACGCCCACCGGTGAGCGGGTGCTGCAGCAAACCCGGGCGCTCAACGAGGTGGCGGAAAATATTGCGGCGCAGAAGCAGCAGGATTTGCCTTCGGGTACCCTACGGGTGGCCTGTTCACAGTTTGGCGCCCGGTATTACATTGTGCCTTTCTTGTCCGATTTCCTGCGCGACTATCCTGACATTAGAGTGGAGCTGCACGTTAGCAGCCAGGCGGTGAATATGATTGAGGAGCGTATCGATCTGGCTATTCGCATTACCAACGATCTCGATCCCAATATTATTGCCCGCCGTCTGGGGGAATGTGACTCCCGGCTTTATGCCTCGCCGTCCTACATTGAGAAAAGAGGGATGCCCCGCACGCCGGGCGATCTTGAGCACCACAATTGCCTGCAATATAGCTATTTCCTGCGCAATATCTGGCAAATGGTGGATGAAAACGGCGAGCCGCTGAACGTTGAGGTTAGCGGTAATTTTAGTGCCAATGACTCTGTCGTGCTGATGGACGCGGTAGCGGACGGGGTGGGGATTGCCATGCTGCCGGTTCAGGATGCGAAGCCACGGTTCGAGAGTGGAGAACTGGTTAAGGTGCTTGAGGCCTGGCCGCCGCGTTCGATGGGGATCTACGGTATATACCGGAGCCGGAGCTATCTGCCTGCCGCGCTGAGGCTGTTTCTTGCGGCGCTGTCGGACAGGCTCGCAAAATAATTTAAGAAAAACCTTAGTTTCAGCTGGCCATACCGTTTACTTTTTGCCCCAGGAATGTTCTGATCTTGCGGCGAAAAAGTGAGGGGAGCAGCAATGTTTCAATTAAAACCGGGCGGCCTGGCGATGATTATCGGCGCGCGTACCGCCGCCGGGCGGGTGAATATTGGTAAAGCGGTTGAACTGTTCGGGCTGTGCCAGCCGGGGGAGCGCTTTGTTAATCCGGTAACCGGCGTGGTGACACAGTTGCCGCCGGAGGCAAACTATCCGCTGTGGCTGGTAACCGGCGAAGTTATTGCCTTTGATGGCCGGCAGGGCTACGCTTTCGTGCGCGCCGAACATTTAATGCCGTTGGACAAAGATTTTTCCCCGCAGGAAGACGAGCTTCACCTCAGCTATTAATCCCGGCAGTGGCGTAAAAAGTCCGCCAGTACCAGCGCATGGTTCTGGTCGGTATTTTTTGCGCCATACAGCAAGGTCAGGATGCCGTTATCGCCATGTCTGGCAAGCTCCCGGGCAGCGTCCTGATGTTGCTCTAGCTCTTGTCTGTAGCTCTCGCTGAACGCCGCAAAGTCGATGGTTTCGCTGTGAAAGGCCTTGCGTAGCTCGTTTGAGGGCGTCAGTTCCTTTGGCCATTCATCATAGCGCAAATCGCTTTTTTTCATCCCCCTTGGCCACAGCCTGTCCACCAGGACGCGGTAGCCATCATCTTCAGCCGGGGCTTCATAGACTCGTTTGCAGCGGATCATGCCTCCTCCTTATCGACGACCTCTAGCCTGCTCAGCAACAGCGGGATCTGATGGTCGGCAAAGACTTCGATGCCGTGCTGACGCAACAGCGCTGCCGCTACGCCCTGGCCCGGCCTTGTTTTGCCTGCAAAGTGGCCATCGTAAATCTTCTGGCTGCCGCAGGTTGGGCTGCCGTCGGTAAGGATAGCAAACAGGCAGTTATTCTCCCGGGCGGTTTGAAGCGCGAGCCAGGCGGCAAGAAGATAAGGTTCGGTGACGTCTTTGCCATCGCTTTCCAGAATCACGGCGCGACCTTGCAGGGCGGCTTCCCCGCTGCCTCCGCTAAGTTCAGCGGGGAGACGCGGCGTTGGCAGTCCGGCGGCGAGTTCTGGGCAGTGGATAACCAGGCGACCTTCAGCCTGCAGTCGGGCGAGGGCGGCGCCAGTTTGCGATTTTTCGCGGCCGTCATAGCGGACTTTGAACCCCATCAGGCAGGCGCTAACCAGTATTTTTGCTTTCATATTCTTGTTCGCAGAAGTGAACCTGACACGTTACTACATTGTTTGCCATGGCGGAAAGAGGCGAAAGACTGCCAATTTTTGCGGTTGCCAGCGTAAAGCAAAACGCCTACTCTATCATTCCTTATGTTGTTCTCTTCCCTCAAACATAAGGCCAACAGAAGCATGTCAGACTCACAGTTGAAATCCACTTTACGTATTGCGCTTATCGGTGATTATAACCCGGCGGTGATTGCGCATCAGGCCATTCCTCAGGCGTTAGATAATGCCGCTGCCGTGCTAGGCATCAGCGCGGATTATGACTGGGTCTCCTCGCTGGACGTGACCAGCCCTGAAGATCTGGTGGGCTACGATGCAATCTGGTGCGTGCCTTCCAGCCCCTACCTGAACGAAGACGCAGCTTATCTTGCCATTCGCTTTGCCCGAGAAAACGGGGTGCCTTTCCTCGGTACCTGTGCCGGGTTCCAGTATGCGGTAGTGGAATATGCGCGTAACGTGCTCGGCTGGGAAGATGCTGGCCATGCGGAAACCGCAAGCGAAGGGCGGCTGGTGATTGGACGCCTGAGCTGCTCGCTGGTCGAAGTTTCGGACACGATTACACTGCTGGCCGATTCCGTCGCCGGGCGCGCCTATGGCAAGACGGAAATTGAAGAGGGATACCACTGCAACTACGGTATCGCGGAGCTGTTTGCCACCGCGCTTGCCGACGAACCGCTGAAGCCAACCGGCTGGGATAAACAGGGCGAGATCCGCGCGGTTGAACTGCAGGGGCATCCGTTCTTTGTGGCGACGCTGTTCCAGCATGAGCGAAATGCGCTGAAAGGAAAACCCTCCCCGTTGGTTGAGGCTTTTCTGGCCGCCGCGGAGAGATAAAACAGAAAGGCCCCTTACCCCAACCCTCTCCCCAAAGGGGCGAGAGGGAAAACAGGCCGTTGAGAATATTGTTTTTACCCTCACCCTCAGGGGAGGGTGAGGGTAAAAAAGAAGCGAATCTGCGGGTTAATTCAGTACCGGGCATAAAGTGAGGCACGGTTCTGGCTTAAATCGCATCGCGGGCTTTCTCTTTAACGAGGTTTCGTCGCCCGGAGAATCAAAAAGGCCGGGCGGCGCATCTCTTTGGCCAGCCGCGGGTGCTGCGCAAGGGTTTCTGCCGTCGGCTTAGTTTCCAGCATTCGGGTGAGAGCAAAGCCGCTGTCGAGCAGGGTATTCACATAGGTTTCCGT
This Klebsiella michiganensis DNA region includes the following protein-coding sequences:
- a CDS encoding periplasmic protein, which encodes MFQLKPGGLAMIIGARTAAGRVNIGKAVELFGLCQPGERFVNPVTGVVTQLPPEANYPLWLVTGEVIAFDGRQGYAFVRAEHLMPLDKDFSPQEDELHLSY
- a CDS encoding beta-lactamase, with amino-acid sequence MKTHTLAAATATLLFSSASFAAPLTLDVYNPQDKGVFPVTSTLVSGPTEATLVDAQFSVKDGEALVKMIQHSGKKLTRVLITAGDPDYYFGLEPIVKAYPQVKIEATPLVVDHINKTKAEKLKYWGPILKDGAPKEVFVPQVTHATTFTVDGEKIELRQPASHAAYLWIPANKTILGGVGVSSGIHVWTADSQTKAARQEWRDVLDEMAALKPQRVIPGHYIGKVNPGAAPVVFTGDYLADFELALKKGKSAPVIAEMKQKYPGLADESSLEMSAKVNTGEMKW
- a CDS encoding MarR family transcripitonal regulator, yielding MIRCKRVYEAPAEDDGYRVLVDRLWPRGMKKSDLRYDEWPKELTPSNELRKAFHSETIDFAAFSESYRQELEQHQDAARELARHGDNGILTLLYGAKNTDQNHALVLADFLRHCRD
- a CDS encoding LysR family transcriptional regulator codes for the protein MDRIIAAKVYTRICELGSLSAAARALNMSRPMVSRYLEQMEHWAGERLLHRSSRKLTITPTGERVLQQTRALNEVAENIAAQKQQDLPSGTLRVACSQFGARYYIVPFLSDFLRDYPDIRVELHVSSQAVNMIEERIDLAIRITNDLDPNIIARRLGECDSRLYASPSYIEKRGMPRTPGDLEHHNCLQYSYFLRNIWQMVDENGEPLNVEVSGNFSANDSVVLMDAVADGVGIAMLPVQDAKPRFESGELVKVLEAWPPRSMGIYGIYRSRSYLPAALRLFLAALSDRLAK
- a CDS encoding purine nucleoside phosphorylase encodes the protein MKAKILVSACLMGFKVRYDGREKSQTGAALARLQAEGRLVIHCPELAAGLPTPRLPAELSGGSGEAALQGRAVILESDGKDVTEPYLLAAWLALQTARENNCLFAILTDGSPTCGSQKIYDGHFAGKTRPGQGVAAALLRQHGIEVFADHQIPLLLSRLEVVDKEEA